A single Paracoccus pantotrophus DNA region contains:
- a CDS encoding MFS transporter: protein MSAVPPVPSSEASRALGLSTFAFTICFAVWTIFSIIGLQIREQLSLTETQFGLLIGLPILTGSLVRIALGVLTDRLGGRRVYTLTMLAAAGATFLLSWASTWPQMLLAALGVGLAGGSFAVGVAYVSRFYDKGRQGTALGIFGVGNVGAAVTKFAAPFVMLALGWQATAQIWAGALALTAVLFWVFSKDDPVTAAGASRKAPLRAEFAPLGQVRVWRFSAYYFFSFGGFVALALWLPHYLTQVYGFGVGTAGMIGAAYSIPGSIFRAWGGVLSDRIGARAVMYATFLVSLVATAILSIPSGVPVPVFLAVIFVLGFFMSLGKAAVYKHIPSYYPGHVGAVGGLVGMIGGLGGFALPLLFGWLRDQTGLWSSCFMALFLLVGLCALWMHASIRQMGRAPLQAA from the coding sequence ATGTCCGCCGTTCCCCCCGTTCCATCCTCCGAGGCCAGCCGCGCGCTGGGCCTCTCGACCTTCGCCTTCACCATCTGCTTCGCGGTATGGACCATCTTCTCGATCATCGGCCTGCAGATCCGCGAGCAGCTTTCCCTGACCGAGACGCAGTTCGGCCTGCTGATCGGCTTGCCGATCCTGACCGGCTCGCTGGTGCGCATCGCGCTTGGCGTGCTGACCGACCGGCTGGGCGGGCGGCGCGTCTATACGCTGACCATGCTGGCCGCCGCCGGCGCGACCTTCCTGCTGTCCTGGGCCAGCACCTGGCCGCAGATGCTGCTGGCGGCGCTGGGCGTCGGGCTGGCCGGCGGATCCTTCGCCGTCGGCGTGGCCTATGTCTCGCGCTTTTACGACAAAGGGCGGCAGGGCACGGCGCTGGGCATCTTCGGGGTCGGAAATGTCGGCGCCGCCGTGACCAAATTCGCCGCGCCCTTCGTCATGCTGGCACTGGGCTGGCAGGCGACCGCGCAGATCTGGGCCGGTGCGCTGGCGCTGACCGCCGTGCTGTTCTGGGTCTTCAGCAAGGACGACCCCGTCACCGCCGCAGGGGCCAGCCGCAAGGCGCCCTTGCGCGCCGAGTTCGCGCCGCTGGGCCAGGTCCGGGTCTGGCGCTTCTCGGCCTATTACTTCTTCAGCTTCGGCGGCTTCGTGGCGCTGGCGCTGTGGCTGCCGCATTACCTGACGCAGGTCTACGGCTTCGGTGTCGGGACCGCCGGCATGATCGGCGCGGCCTATTCTATCCCCGGCTCGATCTTCCGCGCCTGGGGCGGGGTGCTGTCCGACCGCATCGGCGCGCGGGCGGTGATGTATGCGACCTTCCTCGTCTCGCTGGTCGCGACGGCGATCCTGTCGATCCCCTCGGGCGTGCCGGTGCCGGTCTTTTTGGCGGTGATCTTCGTGCTGGGCTTCTTCATGAGCCTGGGCAAGGCCGCCGTCTACAAGCACATCCCCAGCTATTACCCCGGCCATGTCGGCGCGGTCGGCGGGCTGGTCGGCATGATCGGCGGCCTTGGCGGCTTTGCGCTGCCGCTGCTGTTCGGCTGGCTGCGCGACCAGACCGGGCTGTGGTCCAGCTGCTTCATGGCGCTGTTCCTGCTGGTCGGGCTCTGCGCGCTCTGGATGCATGCCTCGATCCGCCAGATGGGCCGCGCGCCCCTGCAAGCCGCCTGA